From Neofelis nebulosa isolate mNeoNeb1 chromosome X, mNeoNeb1.pri, whole genome shotgun sequence:
AATCCAGTTTCAGCCATTCAAATGGATGTAaagccttgggcaaattacttaatctgtGTCCCCCacatttctcatttgtaaaatctgAATAACGGTACTGCTATTTCATAAGATTGTCGAAAGTACTAAATGAGTTGAGGCACGTGTGAAAGCAGGTAGAccagtacctgacacatagttTTAAGTGCTACAGACGTTTGAATACAATTATTGTTATAAATAGAGAAAtaggcccagagaaggaaaaggacCACTAGGAGATCACAACTAGGATTACTAGAAAAGACCTGTCTCTTCAATTTTGAATCCTGTGCCCTTTCTGCTACATATTTAAATGCTAAACTGTTAGTTTTAGTGATTTACAATAGATCCTCACTGACAGCCCTCTTGAGATCCACGACAGTAGGGCTACCTAAAAAAGTCTTCCCCCTAGGCTaaaattttgcagaaaaaaataatttcgaGGAAAGGGTATGAACCCAGGTCACCTTCACACCACCATTTCCATTTGCCCAAATCCTGGGTTTAAAGTGTAACAAGCACTTGGAAACAGCCAAATCCTCAGCCCTATGTTCTGCAAGTGAGAAAAGCAAGGGCTTCCGACCAACGTAACAGTAGACTCTCACAATACTGCAATCACCGTGTTCTGCAAATCTGAAGGGATGAGAGGATGTGTCGAGTGCCAAGTACAGCGGCCCAAAGTCTGACAGAAAGCCCTCCAACTGTGTATTGCCAGAATGTGGCCTGTCCCCAAGGCTCCCGTTTTACGCATTTCTTACACACACCAGCTGCCGAAACCTTTCATAGAGTCATCATCGCCTTGGCATTTTCAAACCCACATTTATCAATGGACCACTGAAGGGCTAAGATTCTAGGTTAATTTCTGGTAAATTTGGCCACAGCCTAGGGCAACTCCAACTCGGCAGATGCTTTCACCCAACCAGAAAGGTAGCTGTACTTCTCTGCAGGGCCCCTCAGCCCAAAATGGCCTAGCAAAGACAACTTACCTCCCCCCTCGCCATTTTGCAATCGTAACCACACCTACAGTGCGCGCCTCCCCTCCCAGTCATTCCGTCTGAAATACGCATGTGCCCCACTCCCCTCCTAAAGCCAACCGTCACAATGTCGTCTCAAATACGCATGCGCGCCTTCACTTTCCCTTCCAACCGCGGCTGCCAACTGTGTACTGGGAATTCCGCTCTCTTAAATACGCATTCGATGCTCCCCCCACCCAAGCTTGCGCGTGCTTACCTCCCACTCTCCCCAGCTGGGGCCCCTTCCCCCTCACATCAGGTCTTCTCAAATATGTGTGCGCGATCCCGCGCCTCCCCCAACCTCCCAAATACACATGCGCACCAAGACCGTCCTCCCCTattccctgccctccttcctccttggTTTCTTATATATACATGCTTGATGCTATCTGGATGTGTTTTTCGCCATACTTGTGCCCCAGTGCTCAAGGAGAGCCACTACCAGCGTTTCCTAATGGAGGTAGGTGTGATAAACTAGGGAAGTGGAATATGGGAAAGACGGCATTGCAGGTGACGGCAGAGAGCAAATCTAGATGGACTCTGAACCGGCCCCCAGGGAGGAGATGGCGTGCCCTCAGATTCCTTAATAAGACCCACCACCCttaacaaaagccaaaaaacaaacaaacaaacaaacaaacctctcaTAATTGGATGAGCCTAGTCCTAAGGCCCACCCTTTAAACACACCTTCGGCTACGTAAGAGGAACtcccaaaatatttaaacagagaACGTCATGGGAAGTAACAACGCTCCTGTGCCTCAACCCTGATTAGAAGAAAGGAGTCTGTATCCTTTCCCAATGGGAAGTAAGTGTTCAATATCCTTTTGTAGGCCTGAGGCCCATGCTGTACCCCACTTATTCCTCTCGTGAACCGCGAGAATACACAAATCAAGGGTCTCCCCGGCCCgaattccctcctccctcctccgtGTTCTTCTACGACGTTATTTTACCTCTTGGCTGAATCGAGTGTCTTAGCATGAATTCTTAGCGCTCGCCGCCGCAAGATATGGTGGACGGAGCAGCTGCACAGAGTTCGCGGATCCAGGGTGGTTGCTCAAGCCAAGGTGGAACTGGACAGCAGGCAGAGAACCAGCCGAGCCTCCAGCCGCAGCGCTGATGCCAGTTAAGAACTGCCTCTCCGGGATCGCCGCAGTGTACTTCTGGCGCATGCGCTAAGTAcgccctcttctccccacccccacccactacTGCCTTTCAGAGGTTACCCCTCTGGCTTTCACGTTTTCCCTAGGGCCCTATCCCATCCGCTTTCTTCACCTATCTTCCCCTTGTTCCCACCGGCTTCCACCACCATCCCTTCTTCAGCCCATCCTTCTTTCGTCAATCCCTCGCCTATTCTTAGTTACACTGTTTCACTTCCAAATCTCCTAGTTgctctttgtgttcttttttgttgctatagcagttttattgagatgtaatttcgTGTCATACAATGCACCaacttaaagtgtacaatgcaatggattttagtgtattcacagagttgtacaaccgtCACCaccattttagaatttttcattactccaaaaagaaacctcatccCTATTAGTGTATCtttgtgttctttaaatttttgtttaaatatgtaATGTTTTAACATcaccattcttatttttatacatgTAACAATGTGTCTTTTAACTATTTTTCCATGTTTCTAattgtctttatctttttaaataaatggacagccctcatttttttaagtattgttaaAATTGAGGTCAGCACTTAATAATTCTTACAGATAGAGTTACTTGCTCTTTccacttctcttccttttgacAAAACTTCTCTAATCTACAATGGTCCCATCTGAAGAGAAATTCAAAAAGGAGGCACAAGTTGTCAATTTTGAACCCTATAAAATACTTAGATTCCTGGGCCTACCTATTTGTCTGAACTTCCCAGTTCATACGCAGGTTCTTGGGAGCAGtaaaggagaaatttggagaaCTCTACTGTATCTACCCATTTTAGGCTAACATTctatttccctcttttccctcacCTTATACCCTTTCTTAGAggatgtgatggttaattttatgggccaacttggctgggccatggtgcccagatacgtggtcaaatattattctggatgtttctgtgatggtgtttttggatgagattaacatttaaatccgtggactttgagtaaagtagATTGCCTCCCATACTGGGGGTGGCCTCATCCTTCAGTTGAAGCGCTGAATTAGAACAAAAGACTAACCTTTTCTAAGCAAGAGAGAATTCTGCCGACAGATAGCCTGTAGACTTGAACTGCAACACCATCTATTCCCAGATTTTGGACTtcacagatagatatagatacataattataattatagatatataattataaccatgttggagatatatatatcatattggTATGGTCATATATATTcagatatagatagagatatcatgttggttctgcttctctgaagaATCTTGACTCACATGGGGGGGTTTCCTGCAACCTGTGAATACCCTGAATTGAGGTTGGGGTGCAGGGAGGAGTGGTAGtcaaaaagaatattctattaAACCCTCGAATACAGCTTTGCCTTGTCAAATTGTACATCAGCTAAATCTGACATAGAACTGGACTTAACTTTGCAAAAGCTGTCATTACAAGTATGTAAAACAACTGAGGAAATGAGTACCCTTGTCTTCTCAGAGTCGAATAATTTTTCCATGATGGCACAAGAACTCGTCTGTTCTTTGTGATTTTGAGGAATGAGGGAACAGGATAGCAGAGACTGGCAAGATGGTACAGTAAC
This genomic window contains:
- the ZCCHC13 gene encoding zinc finger CCHC domain-containing protein 13 isoform X1, translating into MCPTPLLKPTVTMSSQIRMRAFTFPSNRGCQLCTGNSALLNTHSMLPPPKLARAYLPLSPAGAPSPSHQVFSNMCARSRASPNLPNTHAHQDRPPLFPALLPPWFLIYTCLMLSGCVFRHTCAPVLKESHYQRFLMEEIPPLSHAFHFKNGKKSQAGRAAGMPVTHEWGRAQTLCDVTEAPREKRPLVSKPH